The proteins below are encoded in one region of Metabacillus dongyingensis:
- a CDS encoding homoserine/threonine efflux transporter: MDSLLTYISIAAMMVIIPGADTMLLVKNTLSYGPKAGRYTVLGMAMGLSFWTLIAILGLSVVIAKSVILFSTIKYLGAAYLIYLGIKSFFAKSIFSLEEIQEQANTPAKPANRHNKDSLMQALLSNILNPKTVLVYITIMPQFINLNENVNQQLIVLALILTLLAVGWFLILVYLIDYAKKWLKNSKFQKAFQKSTGVILVGFGIKTGI; this comes from the coding sequence ATGGACAGCCTGCTAACTTACATATCAATTGCTGCAATGATGGTTATTATTCCAGGAGCAGATACTATGCTGCTTGTGAAAAACACACTTAGCTATGGTCCAAAAGCCGGGCGTTATACAGTTCTAGGAATGGCAATGGGGCTTTCTTTCTGGACACTTATTGCTATTCTTGGATTATCCGTTGTCATTGCAAAGTCTGTGATACTTTTCAGTACAATCAAATATTTGGGAGCCGCATACTTAATTTATTTAGGAATAAAAAGTTTTTTTGCTAAAAGCATATTTTCTTTAGAGGAAATTCAAGAACAGGCAAATACACCTGCAAAGCCTGCAAACAGACATAATAAAGATTCCTTAATGCAAGCGTTGCTTAGTAACATTCTTAATCCTAAGACAGTTTTGGTTTATATAACAATAATGCCTCAATTTATCAACTTGAACGAAAATGTGAATCAGCAATTGATTGTATTAGCTTTAATCCTTACCTTACTCGCTGTAGGCTGGTTCCTAATCCTTGTTTATCTAATTGATTACGCAAAAAAATGGCTGAAAAACTCAAAGTTTCAGAAGGCTTTCCAAAAATCAACTGGCGTAATTTTAGTAGGTTTTGGCATCAAAACAGGAATTTAA
- a CDS encoding endonuclease MutS2 gives MNDNTFNILDYSTIKETISSYAMTDSGKQRVLAIMPLNHVKQIQALLSETDEAKAILEKSSSVPISGLEGIEAIIKQFNKGVALRPHHFSQLLSFIEDGLKMKRFMKDKEMLAPRVSSYVFGIEELPEIAAEITRCIRNGRVDDMANKELSKVRKQLAIANERLKEKLNSIIKSSKYKSYLQDAIISERGGRFCVSVKKEYKGKIKGAVLDASASGSTLYVEPEDAAAIQDQINLLVSQEEMETEKILSYLTGLAESHEKQLLQSIEVMVHYDVLFAKAKYSRVIGGSAPAVHNQKMIHLKNAKHPLLGSKAVPLTLEIGKDFQALVITGPNTGGKTVVLKTVGLLVLMAQSGFHIPADKESYIGIYQQILLDIGDGQSIEQNLSTFSSHMTNIISILKKTNEYSLVLLDELGSGTDPGEGMGLASVILEKIHQKGATLLATTHYSEIKDFAESEEGFINGSMDFDLETLQPTYKLKIGEGGESQAFSIALRLGMHPELIEKAHAITYKESKKYGKDQYDLFEKKELDKQISINRYKTKQSKGIEAEEVQTFIKGDNVLIKATNEHAIVYTGPDKGGNYTVFVKGTKRTVNHKRIQLHISAKDLYPEDYDFDIIFESAENRKKAAQMNKRHSDVVIDRDV, from the coding sequence ATGAACGACAATACTTTTAACATTTTAGATTACTCTACTATAAAAGAAACAATCAGCTCTTATGCAATGACAGATTCAGGCAAGCAGCGTGTTTTAGCCATAATGCCGCTTAATCATGTAAAGCAAATACAGGCACTTTTATCCGAGACAGACGAAGCAAAAGCAATTTTAGAGAAAAGTTCCAGTGTTCCTATTTCAGGACTTGAGGGCATTGAAGCCATCATAAAGCAGTTCAATAAAGGTGTTGCTTTAAGACCGCATCACTTTTCCCAGCTCCTGTCATTTATAGAAGATGGGTTAAAAATGAAACGTTTCATGAAAGATAAAGAAATGCTTGCACCTCGTGTTTCTTCGTATGTATTTGGGATTGAAGAGCTTCCGGAGATCGCTGCTGAAATCACCAGATGCATACGCAATGGAAGAGTTGACGACATGGCGAATAAAGAACTGTCAAAAGTAAGAAAGCAATTGGCGATTGCAAATGAACGTTTGAAAGAAAAACTGAATTCCATCATTAAGTCTTCAAAGTATAAGAGCTATCTGCAGGATGCAATTATAAGTGAACGCGGCGGCCGCTTTTGTGTTTCTGTTAAAAAAGAATATAAAGGAAAAATCAAAGGAGCTGTTCTTGATGCATCAGCCTCAGGTTCAACACTTTATGTTGAACCTGAAGATGCAGCTGCCATTCAGGATCAGATCAATCTTTTAGTTTCACAGGAAGAGATGGAGACGGAAAAGATTTTGAGCTATTTAACAGGCTTGGCAGAGTCGCATGAAAAACAGCTTCTTCAATCAATAGAAGTGATGGTGCACTACGATGTCTTATTTGCAAAAGCAAAATACAGCCGCGTCATTGGAGGATCCGCACCGGCTGTTCATAATCAAAAAATGATCCATCTTAAAAATGCCAAGCATCCGCTCTTAGGCAGCAAAGCCGTTCCTCTGACATTGGAAATCGGGAAGGATTTTCAGGCTCTCGTCATTACCGGTCCAAATACAGGCGGAAAAACAGTGGTTTTAAAAACGGTAGGTTTACTTGTTCTGATGGCGCAATCAGGTTTTCATATACCTGCTGATAAGGAAAGTTATATCGGCATCTATCAGCAGATTTTGCTGGATATAGGCGATGGTCAAAGCATTGAACAAAACTTGAGCACGTTTAGTTCTCACATGACGAATATTATTTCAATCTTAAAGAAAACAAATGAATACAGCCTTGTTTTGCTCGACGAATTAGGTTCAGGAACAGATCCGGGTGAAGGAATGGGGCTTGCAAGTGTCATCCTTGAGAAAATTCATCAAAAAGGCGCCACCTTGCTTGCCACCACACATTACAGTGAAATAAAGGATTTTGCTGAAAGTGAAGAAGGATTCATAAACGGATCGATGGATTTTGATTTAGAGACTCTCCAGCCCACATATAAGCTGAAGATAGGCGAAGGCGGAGAGAGTCAGGCATTTTCAATCGCACTGCGCTTAGGAATGCATCCCGAATTAATTGAAAAAGCCCATGCTATCACTTACAAAGAGTCAAAAAAGTATGGAAAAGATCAATATGATTTATTTGAAAAAAAGGAACTGGATAAACAAATCTCCATTAATCGCTACAAGACGAAACAGTCAAAAGGAATAGAGGCGGAGGAGGTTCAGACTTTTATAAAAGGAGATAACGTGCTTATAAAAGCAACAAATGAGCATGCTATCGTTTATACTGGTCCAGATAAAGGCGGAAATTACACGGTTTTTGTGAAAGGGACAAAACGAACCGTTAATCATAAACGAATTCAGCTTCATATTTCCGCTAAAGACCTTTATCCCGAGGATTACGATTTTGACATCATTTTCGAATCAGCCGAAAATCGAAAAAAAGCAGCGCAAATGAATAAAAGACATTCTGATGTAGTCATTGACCGAGATGTATAG
- the pxpB gene encoding 5-oxoprolinase subunit PxpB yields MEFTLSPLGDAAIIIELGKTIEMNIHENVQHVFSYFDHHSPDWVIECIPAFTTVTLIYDPIKTVRVNKHSLPYQIVSEYITETLKTLDKTQSKFGRTIEIPVCYGGELGPDLEFVAEHNKLSAEEVIGIHSASEYLVYMIGFAPGFPYIGGMSDKIAAPRRSSPRLKIPAGSVGIAGSQTGIYPIETPGGWQLIGQTPLKLFQPESKSPSLLKAGDVIQFKPISYDQFLERRK; encoded by the coding sequence ATGGAGTTTACCCTGAGTCCCTTAGGTGATGCCGCAATAATTATCGAACTTGGAAAGACAATTGAAATGAATATTCATGAAAACGTTCAGCATGTTTTCTCCTATTTTGATCATCATTCGCCAGATTGGGTGATTGAATGCATTCCTGCGTTCACAACAGTCACGCTTATTTATGATCCTATAAAAACAGTCAGGGTCAACAAGCATTCCCTTCCCTATCAGATTGTTTCAGAATACATAACAGAAACATTGAAAACCTTGGATAAAACACAATCGAAGTTTGGAAGAACAATTGAAATCCCAGTTTGCTATGGCGGAGAGCTCGGTCCGGATCTGGAATTTGTAGCAGAACATAACAAGTTATCTGCTGAAGAAGTGATAGGCATTCATTCAGCAAGTGAATATTTAGTGTATATGATTGGCTTTGCTCCCGGTTTTCCTTACATTGGCGGAATGTCTGATAAAATTGCAGCACCAAGAAGAAGTTCACCGAGATTAAAGATACCCGCTGGCTCAGTAGGAATTGCAGGAAGCCAGACAGGGATCTATCCGATTGAGACACCAGGCGGCTGGCAATTAATTGGACAAACGCCTTTAAAACTGTTTCAGCCTGAAAGTAAATCTCCCAGTCTATTAAAAGCCGGGGATGTTATTCAATTCAAACCGATCTCATATGATCAATTTCTTGAAAGGAGAAAATGA
- a CDS encoding biotin-dependent carboxyltransferase family protein translates to MTIKVKKSGLLTSIQDLGRYGSQKYGVIASGAMDILSHRIANMLVGNSENEATVEMTMLGAHFEFQADSLISICGGDLSPVLNDRPAKMWRPLFVKKGSLLTFGGAKKGCRAYLAAAGGFDVPEVMGSKSTYLRAGIGGYEGRAIESGDRLSFGKMSEQSSRLFERFFDSSSYSEIEWFASPEFIPFLRADESVRVIKGRQFDDFTEKSKSMIFSEPFKITPQSDRMGYRMEGPKLSLEIKAEMISEAVTFGTIQVPADGNPIILLADRQTTGGYPKIAQVASVDLPYLSQFKPGEVVQFKEVSLDEAQKLLIDRERRLKHLKQGLLLKTS, encoded by the coding sequence ATGACGATAAAAGTCAAAAAATCAGGACTTCTGACATCTATTCAAGATCTTGGCAGATATGGGTCCCAAAAGTATGGTGTAATCGCAAGCGGTGCGATGGATATCCTCTCCCACAGAATCGCCAACATGCTAGTAGGAAATTCTGAGAACGAGGCAACAGTTGAAATGACGATGCTGGGAGCCCATTTTGAATTTCAGGCAGATTCTCTGATCTCTATTTGCGGCGGAGATTTATCACCCGTTCTGAATGACCGTCCCGCAAAAATGTGGCGGCCGTTATTTGTGAAAAAAGGCAGTCTTCTTACATTTGGAGGAGCTAAGAAAGGCTGCAGGGCATATCTTGCAGCCGCTGGCGGATTTGATGTCCCTGAGGTGATGGGAAGCAAATCAACCTATTTAAGAGCAGGGATTGGCGGATATGAAGGCAGAGCCATCGAAAGTGGGGACAGACTATCATTTGGAAAGATGTCTGAGCAGTCCAGCAGATTATTTGAACGTTTTTTTGACTCCTCGTCTTATTCGGAAATAGAATGGTTTGCATCGCCGGAATTTATTCCTTTCTTAAGAGCGGATGAAAGCGTACGTGTTATTAAAGGTAGACAATTTGATGACTTTACAGAGAAAAGCAAATCCATGATCTTTTCTGAACCGTTTAAAATCACGCCTCAATCTGACCGCATGGGCTACCGGATGGAAGGCCCCAAGCTTTCATTAGAAATCAAAGCAGAAATGATTTCAGAAGCTGTCACCTTTGGAACTATTCAAGTTCCTGCGGACGGGAACCCGATTATTCTGCTTGCTGACAGGCAAACAACGGGAGGGTATCCGAAGATCGCACAGGTAGCATCTGTCGATTTGCCCTACCTTTCTCAATTCAAACCTGGAGAAGTTGTTCAATTTAAGGAAGTATCGCTCGACGAAGCTCAAAAGCTGCTGATTGATAGAGAAAGAAGGTTGAAGCACTTAAAACAGGGGCTGCTCCTAAAAACGAGTTAA
- a CDS encoding LamB/YcsF family protein has protein sequence MHKVDLNCDMGESFGAYKMGNDEEILNYVSSANIACGFHAGDPSTMRNTVKLAIDKGVGIGVHPGFNDLSGFGRRNIDLTPREVYDLVVYQIGALSGFASSEGGSLQHVKPHGALYNIASISRQISEAIAEAVYNVDSRLILFGLAGSELIKAGEKLGLKTASEVFSDRTYQDNGTLTSRRDRRALIEDHETAVAQVIRMVKDGEVTSLSGKNLSIKADTICIHGDGPHALQFAKYISDALQHAGISIKKASMVLA, from the coding sequence ATGCATAAAGTTGATTTAAACTGTGATATGGGAGAAAGCTTTGGCGCTTATAAAATGGGAAATGACGAAGAAATATTGAATTACGTTTCTTCGGCTAATATTGCCTGCGGCTTTCATGCCGGTGACCCCTCAACCATGAGAAATACAGTTAAACTTGCAATTGATAAGGGCGTTGGAATCGGGGTCCATCCTGGTTTTAATGATTTATCCGGGTTTGGAAGAAGAAATATTGACCTCACACCAAGAGAAGTATATGACCTGGTTGTCTATCAAATTGGAGCATTATCTGGCTTCGCTTCATCTGAAGGAGGCTCTCTCCAGCATGTGAAACCCCATGGTGCCCTTTATAATATAGCTTCAATAAGCAGACAAATTTCAGAAGCCATTGCTGAGGCGGTCTATAATGTCGATTCCAGGCTGATTCTCTTTGGTCTTGCCGGCAGCGAGTTAATTAAAGCTGGAGAGAAATTAGGTTTAAAAACCGCAAGTGAAGTCTTTTCTGATAGAACTTATCAGGATAATGGAACGTTAACCTCAAGAAGAGACCGCCGTGCTTTGATTGAGGATCACGAAACGGCAGTAGCACAAGTGATTCGAATGGTGAAAGATGGGGAAGTCACTTCGCTTTCAGGAAAGAATCTTTCCATTAAAGCAGATACTATTTGCATACACGGAGATGGTCCACATGCCCTTCAATTTGCAAAATACATATCCGATGCCCTGCAGCATGCAGGAATCAGCATTAAAAAAGCGAGCATGGTTCTTGCTTAA
- a CDS encoding NRAMP family divalent metal transporter — MKKQSNFSLLLGAAFLMATSAIGPGFLTQTTHFTQVLAASFGFVILMSVLIDIGAQLNIWRIIAVAEKPAQDIANAVLPGLGYFISILIVLGGLAFNIGNIGGAGLGTNVMFGMSSQTGAILSGIVAIGIFLVKEAGKVMDRFAQVMGFVMIALTVYVMVSAQPPFAEAVIKTGMPDTIDYLAIVTLVGGTVGGYITFAGGHRLLEAGIKGQAALPQVTKSSISAIGIASIMRIFLFLAALGIVAQGLALDPANPPASVFKHAAGNAGYKMFGVIMWAAAVTSVVGAAYTSVSFIRTFNPMIEKYHKWFIVGFIAVSTFLFAVIGEPVKILILVGSLNGLILPVALGVMLIAAHKKKIVGDYKHPIWLTIFGILIVIAMAIMGGYSLINGIPKLFE; from the coding sequence ATGAAAAAACAATCAAACTTCAGCCTGCTGCTTGGAGCTGCATTTTTGATGGCAACTTCTGCCATCGGCCCTGGTTTTTTAACACAAACCACTCATTTCACACAGGTCCTGGCTGCAAGTTTCGGGTTTGTGATTTTAATGTCTGTCCTTATTGATATTGGTGCACAGCTGAATATATGGCGCATCATTGCAGTGGCTGAGAAACCAGCACAGGATATAGCGAATGCTGTCCTCCCTGGTCTTGGGTATTTTATTTCTATCTTAATCGTACTTGGAGGACTTGCATTTAATATTGGAAATATCGGGGGAGCTGGTCTAGGCACAAATGTAATGTTCGGGATGTCTTCTCAAACAGGAGCCATCCTAAGCGGCATCGTCGCAATTGGGATATTTCTTGTAAAAGAAGCCGGTAAAGTGATGGACCGTTTTGCACAAGTTATGGGTTTTGTCATGATCGCTCTAACTGTTTACGTCATGGTTTCAGCCCAGCCGCCTTTTGCTGAAGCAGTTATAAAAACGGGTATGCCTGACACGATTGATTATCTCGCGATTGTCACCCTTGTAGGGGGAACTGTTGGAGGATATATCACATTTGCAGGAGGACACCGATTGCTTGAAGCTGGCATTAAAGGACAAGCAGCCCTGCCTCAAGTTACGAAAAGCTCCATCTCCGCAATTGGCATTGCATCCATCATGCGTATATTCTTATTCTTGGCTGCTTTAGGAATAGTCGCTCAAGGATTAGCTTTAGATCCTGCTAATCCTCCTGCTTCTGTTTTTAAACATGCTGCGGGAAATGCAGGCTACAAAATGTTTGGAGTCATAATGTGGGCAGCTGCGGTAACGTCTGTAGTAGGTGCAGCTTATACATCTGTTTCATTCATACGAACCTTCAACCCAATGATTGAGAAATATCATAAATGGTTTATTGTCGGATTTATTGCAGTCTCCACCTTTTTATTTGCTGTAATTGGGGAACCTGTTAAAATCCTTATTCTGGTAGGATCACTCAACGGATTAATTTTACCTGTCGCCCTTGGAGTTATGCTGATTGCTGCGCATAAAAAGAAAATTGTCGGTGATTATAAGCATCCAATATGGTTAACTATTTTTGGGATATTGATCGTCATAGCCATGGCAATTATGGGAGGATATTCCCTTATTAATGGAATTCCGAAATTATTTGAATAA
- a CDS encoding glycosyltransferase produces MVSISLCMIVKNEEAVLARCLDCVKDIVDEINIVDTGSTDRTIEIANEYTDRIFHHEWSGFAPARNESFKHATKEYILYLDADDILLEEDQKKLKDLKETLDPSVDSVSMFYNAGTDEFGNVTLRYRRNRLVKTSKNYRWEGDVHNYLNVSGKIINSDISITHKKIGHSVGRNLTIYQMKIDRGDVFGARDYFYYGNELRENGHYEQAIEAYTKNIEMKEGWIEDKVYACINRGDCYRFLGDLNNELKSLFQSFVFSKTPRAETCSRIGYNFQRKKEFQSAIYWYTLATQLVPDENRWSFSYPAYYTWYPHLQMCVCYDRLGETEKAFYHNEEAGKYRPDDPSILSNKAYFEKKLGPSNK; encoded by the coding sequence ATGGTATCAATCAGCTTATGTATGATCGTAAAAAATGAAGAAGCTGTTCTGGCCAGATGCCTTGATTGTGTGAAGGATATTGTGGATGAAATCAATATTGTCGATACAGGCTCAACGGACAGAACCATAGAAATTGCCAATGAGTATACTGACCGAATTTTTCATCATGAATGGTCGGGATTTGCACCTGCGAGGAATGAATCGTTTAAACATGCAACAAAGGAATATATCTTGTATTTGGATGCAGATGATATTCTTTTGGAAGAAGACCAAAAGAAATTAAAGGACCTTAAAGAAACTCTTGATCCTTCAGTCGATTCTGTATCCATGTTTTATAATGCAGGAACAGATGAGTTTGGAAACGTTACGCTGCGCTACAGAAGAAACCGTTTGGTAAAAACGTCCAAGAACTATAGGTGGGAGGGAGACGTTCACAATTATTTAAATGTGTCTGGTAAGATTATTAATTCCGATATTTCTATTACTCACAAGAAAATTGGCCATTCAGTGGGAAGGAACTTAACTATCTATCAAATGAAAATCGACAGAGGAGATGTCTTTGGCGCGAGGGACTATTTCTACTACGGCAATGAATTAAGAGAAAATGGCCATTATGAACAAGCAATTGAGGCCTATACCAAAAATATTGAAATGAAAGAAGGGTGGATTGAAGATAAGGTATATGCATGTATTAACAGAGGGGATTGCTATCGGTTTTTAGGGGATCTGAACAATGAACTGAAATCTTTATTTCAATCCTTTGTTTTCTCAAAAACACCCAGAGCAGAAACGTGCAGCCGAATCGGCTATAACTTTCAGAGAAAAAAAGAGTTTCAATCAGCTATTTACTGGTATACATTGGCAACTCAGCTCGTGCCGGATGAAAACCGCTGGAGCTTCAGCTATCCTGCTTATTATACATGGTATCCTCATCTTCAGATGTGTGTATGCTACGACAGGCTTGGTGAGACGGAAAAAGCCTTCTACCATAACGAAGAGGCAGGAAAATATCGTCCCGATGATCCATCCATTCTCAGCAATAAAGCTTATTTTGAAAAAAAACTTGGGCCATCTAATAAATAA
- a CDS encoding acyltransferase, producing MIHSSAKIGNNVVLGEHVVIEENVEIGDDAEIGHHVIIKKDTKIGNRVQVGDLSVLGKTTSKNKKMARKPGAALTPLVIEDDVRIGCSTVLYRNLLLKQGAFVGDLTSIREKVEVGEDSIIGRNVIVETNTIIGRRVTVQTGCYVTADMIIEDEVFIGPCVSTSNDKYMGAGNYQYQGPIIKRGAKIGNNATLLPGITIYEDAIIGAGAVVTKDVAAQRTAVGNPARIIK from the coding sequence ATGATCCATTCTTCTGCAAAAATAGGCAATAATGTCGTTTTGGGTGAGCATGTAGTAATTGAAGAAAACGTTGAAATTGGGGACGATGCGGAAATCGGCCACCATGTCATTATTAAAAAAGATACAAAAATCGGGAACCGTGTGCAGGTGGGTGATTTATCCGTACTTGGAAAAACGACTTCCAAGAATAAAAAAATGGCCCGTAAACCAGGAGCAGCTCTCACTCCATTAGTTATTGAAGATGATGTGCGAATTGGCTGCAGTACTGTATTGTATCGTAATCTGCTTTTGAAACAGGGTGCTTTTGTAGGCGACTTAACAAGTATTCGTGAAAAAGTGGAAGTAGGGGAAGACTCGATCATCGGAAGAAATGTCATTGTCGAAACAAACACGATCATAGGCAGAAGGGTGACAGTTCAGACTGGATGTTATGTAACGGCTGATATGATCATTGAGGATGAGGTATTTATTGGTCCATGCGTTTCGACGTCAAATGATAAATACATGGGTGCAGGTAATTATCAATATCAGGGTCCTATAATCAAAAGAGGGGCAAAAATAGGCAATAATGCTACACTTCTCCCTGGCATTACGATTTATGAGGATGCAATTATCGGTGCTGGAGCTGTAGTGACAAAAGATGTTGCTGCACAAAGGACTGCAGTTGGAAATCCTGCGAGAATAATAAAATAA
- a CDS encoding glycosyltransferase → MLDKNTKIIHAPIEVAGQVGLISEQLRKLGYQSNAYNFFINYLNYKNNYNTDAFELVAIFQLSLDYYDIFHFHNSLTFMEQFKDLEMIKKAGKKIIMHHRGNDVRSFSAARKGENYENPYVNTKSSLSDDVIHSNLSYFSEIADAAIVQDFELYNYVKDYYHAKQKKVYILPRLIETGKYTPVYPEGNKKPLIVHAPTLPEFKGTKIIEETIDKLKDKITFDYIRVENMSHEEATAIYKKADIVIDQILCGAYGNLSVEAMALGKPVVCYVRPDVQASLPSCLPIVSANPDTLYKVLKILLEDTDIQKELGIAGRKYVEEYHEASVVMEYLLNIYKEVLS, encoded by the coding sequence ATGCTTGATAAAAATACAAAGATTATCCACGCACCAATTGAGGTTGCAGGTCAGGTCGGATTAATCAGCGAGCAGCTGAGAAAATTAGGATACCAATCAAATGCTTATAATTTTTTTATAAATTATTTAAATTATAAAAACAATTACAATACAGATGCGTTTGAATTAGTAGCTATTTTTCAGCTTTCGCTTGATTACTACGACATCTTCCATTTTCACAATAGCTTAACGTTTATGGAACAATTCAAAGATTTGGAGATGATAAAAAAAGCGGGAAAAAAAATCATTATGCATCACAGAGGGAATGATGTGAGATCTTTTTCAGCTGCCCGTAAAGGGGAAAATTATGAGAACCCTTATGTCAATACCAAAAGCTCTTTAAGCGATGATGTCATTCATTCAAATTTGAGTTATTTTTCAGAAATAGCAGATGCTGCGATTGTTCAGGATTTTGAGCTGTACAATTATGTGAAAGATTATTATCATGCGAAACAGAAAAAAGTGTACATTCTCCCAAGATTAATTGAAACAGGTAAATATACGCCTGTATATCCTGAAGGCAATAAAAAGCCATTAATTGTTCATGCTCCGACTCTCCCTGAATTTAAAGGAACAAAAATCATTGAAGAGACGATTGATAAATTAAAGGATAAGATAACATTTGACTACATTCGAGTAGAAAACATGAGTCATGAAGAAGCGACTGCCATCTATAAAAAAGCAGATATCGTCATTGACCAAATTTTATGCGGGGCGTACGGAAATCTCAGCGTTGAAGCCATGGCTCTTGGAAAGCCGGTAGTCTGCTACGTTCGCCCTGACGTGCAGGCAAGTCTGCCAAGTTGTCTTCCGATCGTATCAGCAAACCCGGATACCCTATACAAAGTGCTGAAGATATTGCTGGAAGACACTGATATACAAAAGGAGCTTGGTATTGCAGGCAGAAAATACGTAGAAGAATATCATGAGGCCTCTGTTGTTATGGAGTATTTGCTGAATATTTATAAAGAAGTATTATCTTAA
- a CDS encoding glycosyltransferase family protein, whose protein sequence is MKIIHCPTEIAGQMGTLCNELKKKGYDASGFNWFHSYIKYNYNHVVNTDLFELKNVISTIVPHGDILHFHNGNTFLTGNYDLPLIAETGKKLVMHHWGSDVRTVKNVKELNPYPLPPGYHTDEQIHENLLFSSKYIKSAIVQDAEMANHVKDYYEYVYILPLACSISNFTPDYPGKNEVPVIIHAPTNREFKGSEQIEAAIEKIKDTNSFTYQVVEKKSHKEALAMYSSSDIIIDQILCGSYGMLSVEAMAMGKVVVAYIRDDVKKNFPKDLPIVIASPDNLAEVLNDLLKDKKRMSEIGKAGRRYVEKYHASEVVADYLIKIYDKL, encoded by the coding sequence ATGAAGATTATCCATTGCCCAACTGAAATAGCCGGACAGATGGGTACACTTTGTAATGAACTGAAAAAGAAGGGGTATGACGCGTCAGGTTTTAATTGGTTTCACAGCTATATTAAATACAACTATAATCATGTAGTGAATACTGATTTATTTGAATTGAAAAATGTCATTTCTACGATTGTCCCGCATGGAGATATCCTGCATTTTCATAACGGAAATACCTTTTTAACAGGAAATTATGATCTTCCTTTAATAGCTGAAACGGGGAAAAAACTCGTTATGCATCATTGGGGCTCAGATGTCCGAACTGTAAAAAATGTGAAGGAACTAAATCCTTATCCGCTTCCGCCAGGCTATCATACGGATGAGCAAATCCATGAAAATTTATTATTTTCTTCAAAATATATTAAATCAGCCATCGTACAGGATGCTGAAATGGCAAACCATGTTAAAGATTACTATGAATATGTTTATATACTCCCGCTTGCATGCAGCATCAGTAATTTTACGCCTGACTATCCAGGGAAAAATGAAGTCCCGGTCATTATCCATGCCCCAACTAACCGGGAATTTAAAGGTTCCGAGCAAATTGAAGCAGCGATAGAGAAAATAAAAGATACAAACAGCTTTACTTATCAAGTTGTTGAGAAAAAAAGCCATAAAGAAGCACTTGCCATGTACAGCAGCTCCGATATTATAATTGATCAAATTTTATGCGGATCTTACGGAATGCTTAGTGTAGAGGCGATGGCAATGGGAAAAGTCGTTGTCGCATATATAAGAGATGATGTAAAGAAAAACTTTCCTAAAGACCTGCCGATTGTCATTGCTTCACCTGATAACCTTGCGGAAGTATTAAATGATTTGCTGAAAGACAAAAAAAGAATGTCTGAAATAGGCAAGGCAGGCAGAAGGTATGTTGAGAAATATCATGCCAGTGAAGTTGTCGCAGATTACTTAATCAAGATTTACGATAAACTTTAG